Proteins from a genomic interval of Amphiura filiformis chromosome 9, Afil_fr2py, whole genome shotgun sequence:
- the LOC140160283 gene encoding acetylcholine receptor subunit alpha-like — translation MFHVLSFILPCALLSILNLLTFILPSASGEKVSLGITNLLAVVLFQQLIGDTLPPSSTAMPIISYYFAPMILIGCLSIVSGVLVAALYHKEKVKPVPEWLRKIFGLSSPAKSSINEYRLDTRALDNTIDSSTTPILANNRELLGTKKNSADTISNGHEIPLVEYPDGHAKRVCEKEGLRDQLDDYHNEWLKIASVVDNILLAIACVLTISAITVTMALFLTNND, via the exons ATGTTCCACGTTTTGAGTTTCATCCTTCCGTGTGCGCTCCTGTCAATTTTGAATTTGCTGACTTTCATTCTACCAAGTGCGTCTGGTGAAAAGGTGTCCCTTGGTATCACCAACCTACTTGCTGTAGTGCTCTTTCAGCAGCTGATAGGAGACACTCTTCCACCGTCATCAACCGCTATGCCGATAATAA GTTATTACTTCGCTCCAATGATTCTGATTGGATGTTTATCCATCGTGTCTGGTGTGCTGGTGGCGGCATTATACCACAAAGAAAAAGTCAAACCAGTTCCTGAATGGCTTCGAAAAATCTTCGGATTATCTTCGCCTGCAAAATCTTCTATCAACGAGTATCGTCTAGACACTAGAGCTTTAGATAACACCATTGATTCATCGACAACGCCAATACTTGCAAATAATCGTGAATTACTGGGTACGAAGAAGAATTCTGCGGATACGATTTCAAATGGGCATGAGATTCCGCTTGTGGAGTACCCGGATGGCCATGCCAAAAGAGTTTGTGAAAAGGAAGGCTTACGAGACCAACTTGACGACTACCATAATGAATGGCTAAAAATAGCCAGTGTAGTAGATAATATATTGCTGGCGATAGCTTGTGTGTTGACTATCAGCGCCATTACAGTAACAATGGCATTATTTTTGACAAACAACGATTGA